The proteins below are encoded in one region of Armatimonadota bacterium:
- a CDS encoding ABC transporter ATP-binding protein, translating to MPPGRALLEVHGLWKAFGGVQAVRDLTLCVEEGEIFGLLGPNGSGKTTVFNLVAGTLRPDRGEIRFRGVSLNGVPAHRRAAMGIARTFQLVRSLHHLSVLDNVAIARLYGAHPAPSVAAARREAEELLGLVGLREKASLAAAQLNLAERRRLEVSRALATRPRLLLLDEPFAGLNPEEVQAEIALFQRLRAEGLTLVLVEHNVPAVRALCGRVVFLNSGEKIAEGTPEEVLGHPRVVDIYLGRG from the coding sequence ATGCCCCCGGGTCGCGCCCTCCTTGAGGTCCACGGACTGTGGAAGGCCTTCGGAGGGGTACAGGCGGTCCGGGACCTCACCCTTTGTGTGGAAGAGGGAGAGATCTTCGGGCTCCTCGGTCCCAACGGCTCGGGCAAGACCACGGTGTTCAACCTGGTGGCGGGCACGCTCCGCCCGGACCGAGGGGAGATCCGGTTTCGAGGGGTCTCCCTCAACGGGGTTCCGGCCCACCGACGGGCCGCGATGGGGATCGCCCGCACCTTTCAGCTGGTGCGCAGCCTGCACCACCTCTCCGTGCTGGACAACGTGGCCATCGCCCGTCTGTACGGGGCGCATCCCGCCCCCTCCGTTGCCGCCGCCCGCAGGGAGGCGGAGGAGCTCTTGGGCCTCGTGGGGCTGCGGGAGAAGGCATCCCTCGCGGCAGCTCAGCTGAATCTGGCGGAGCGCCGGCGGTTGGAGGTGAGCCGGGCCCTGGCCACCCGACCCCGCCTGCTGCTTCTGGACGAACCCTTCGCGGGGCTGAACCCGGAGGAGGTTCAGGCGGAGATCGCCCTCTTCCAGCGTCTCCGGGCGGAAGGGCTCACCCTGGTGTTGGTGGAGCACAACGTGCCCGCGGTCCGGGCCCTGTGCGGACGGGTGGTGTTCCTGAACTCCGGGGAGAAGATCGCGGAGGGAACTCCCGAGGAAGTGCTCGGCCACCCCCGGGTGGTGGACATCTACCTGGGCCGAGGGTGA
- a CDS encoding amino acid ABC transporter substrate-binding protein, with translation MKRLAFAGILAWVCVGLSVAGMGAPLATIRLGAVVPLTGRFASGGAQVRAGYELAVEDINARGGVPVGGQRLRLELVMLDDESDPTKTVSRMEALAQQGIAAYLGGFGSDLHAAAAAVAEKNRIPYCGVAFALWSIHQRGYRYLFSPFPKSPDMAVETYRMLNGFLPPEQRPRRVAIFAERTDWGREMASLWSVRSTELGYQVVFRGEYTVGTRDMSDLILRAKAAGAELVLGVPTPPDGITLIRQMKELDYNPKAYLLIRAPDAVTWAQSLGKDGDYTLLIPGWHHAVKFPGVQELNAKHQQRFGRPADVIVGPAYACVQVVADAIRRAGSLDHGKIRDAMASTNLMTVVGPVRFRPDGTSPVRVIIVQWQGGRQELVWPREFATASFVYPAPPFRSR, from the coding sequence ATGAAGCGGCTGGCGTTCGCGGGAATCCTGGCGTGGGTTTGCGTGGGCCTATCCGTGGCCGGAATGGGGGCTCCCCTGGCGACCATCCGCCTGGGGGCGGTGGTCCCCCTCACGGGCCGGTTCGCGTCCGGGGGGGCTCAGGTGCGGGCGGGATACGAGCTGGCGGTGGAGGACATCAACGCCCGCGGGGGCGTTCCGGTGGGGGGCCAGCGGTTGAGGCTGGAGCTGGTGATGCTGGACGACGAGTCGGATCCCACCAAGACCGTGAGCCGGATGGAAGCCTTGGCGCAGCAGGGCATCGCCGCGTATCTGGGTGGGTTCGGGAGCGATCTGCACGCGGCCGCCGCGGCGGTGGCGGAGAAGAACCGCATCCCGTACTGCGGAGTGGCGTTCGCCCTGTGGAGCATCCACCAGCGGGGCTACCGGTACCTCTTCTCCCCGTTCCCGAAGTCTCCGGACATGGCCGTCGAGACCTACCGGATGCTCAACGGTTTCCTTCCCCCCGAACAGCGGCCGCGGCGGGTGGCCATCTTCGCGGAACGCACGGACTGGGGCCGGGAGATGGCATCCCTGTGGTCGGTGCGGTCCACGGAGCTCGGCTACCAGGTGGTGTTCCGGGGCGAGTACACCGTGGGCACCCGGGACATGAGCGATCTGATCCTGCGGGCCAAGGCCGCGGGCGCGGAGCTGGTGCTCGGGGTTCCGACGCCGCCGGACGGCATCACCCTGATCCGCCAGATGAAGGAGCTGGACTACAACCCCAAGGCGTATCTGCTGATCCGGGCGCCGGACGCGGTCACCTGGGCTCAGAGCTTGGGCAAGGACGGCGATTACACCCTGCTCATCCCGGGCTGGCACCACGCGGTGAAGTTCCCGGGCGTCCAGGAGCTGAACGCGAAGCACCAGCAGCGGTTCGGCCGGCCCGCGGACGTCATCGTGGGTCCCGCGTACGCCTGCGTGCAGGTGGTGGCAGACGCCATCCGGCGGGCGGGGAGCCTGGATCACGGGAAGATCCGGGATGCCATGGCCTCCACGAACCTCATGACCGTGGTGGGACCCGTGCGGTTCCGGCCGGACGGTACGAGCCCGGTGCGGGTGATCATCGTGCAGTGGCAGGGAGGACGACAGGAGCTCGTCTGGCCCCGGGAGTTCGCCACCGCCTCCTTCGTGTATCCGGCCCCGCCCTTCCGCAGCCGGTGA
- a CDS encoding ABC transporter ATP-binding protein: MSPRSEAAFLRCRGITKRFGGMVALRDVTFDVERASLVGLIGPNGAGKTTLLSVINGLLRPEEGVVELEGERISGLPAHVVTRRGVGRVLQIPRLFPRLTVEENVLVGALFGRPGRVSWQEAQRRTEEALSLVGMERKRGEVVGKLNTQERRLVDLARALAAGPRLLLVDELMSGLSPVEIEQCTALLRRIRQELGMTILWVEHVMEAVLGTVDRVIVLDHGAVIADGPPARVAQDPVVVEAYLGVSMHELEGARG; the protein is encoded by the coding sequence ATGTCCCCGAGGAGTGAGGCCGCCTTCCTGCGATGCCGGGGGATCACGAAGCGCTTCGGGGGCATGGTGGCCCTCCGGGATGTGACCTTCGACGTGGAGCGGGCCAGCCTCGTGGGATTGATCGGCCCCAACGGGGCCGGCAAGACCACCCTCCTCAGCGTGATCAACGGGCTGTTGCGGCCGGAGGAGGGCGTGGTGGAACTGGAGGGCGAGCGGATCTCCGGGCTCCCCGCCCACGTGGTCACCCGTCGGGGCGTGGGCCGGGTGCTCCAGATCCCGCGGCTCTTTCCCCGCCTCACGGTGGAGGAGAACGTCTTAGTCGGTGCTCTCTTCGGCCGTCCCGGGAGGGTGTCTTGGCAGGAGGCGCAGAGGCGGACAGAGGAAGCGCTGAGCCTGGTGGGGATGGAGCGGAAGCGGGGAGAGGTGGTGGGGAAGCTCAACACGCAGGAGCGGCGACTGGTGGACTTGGCACGGGCCCTCGCGGCAGGCCCCCGACTGCTCCTGGTGGATGAGCTGATGAGCGGATTGAGCCCCGTGGAGATCGAGCAGTGCACCGCCCTGCTCCGGCGCATCCGGCAGGAGCTGGGGATGACCATCCTCTGGGTGGAGCATGTCATGGAGGCGGTCCTGGGGACCGTGGACCGGGTCATCGTCCTCGACCACGGCGCGGTCATCGCGGACGGCCCGCCCGCGCGGGTTGCTCAGGATCCCGTGGTGGTGGAGGCCTACCTGGGGGTTTCCATGCACGAGCTGGAGGGGGCACGCGGGTAG
- a CDS encoding ABC transporter substrate-binding protein: MRNLRIAGAVVILGLVGVLAVPTGGQVRPLKVAALTALSGPFAFWGVNVRDGMRMAVEELNAAGGVLGRPVEFVERDDRNSPAEAISAFRFLVEREGIAAAGGMISSDIGAALAREAESLRVPIFLTRAGAHTILRKSSRYTFRTCLVASPMYVQASAALMQFSKYTRVGAIIADYAWGRSYMQWLERYVRSIPGMQIQIEIAPVATSDFTPYLRRLQGFNPQFLDIGGHPPGIPVIVRQATELGMRQQMFGAHNPPEWIVQRAGEALYGRYVDYTCADFTHPTFRRLAERFYSTYRRYFDDNAFSGYAIVKMVADAARKANSTDPRRIADVIRRGRFVQPGYGWPLSFTEWGEMKEARPIMFTIQRGDPPGGICPGCGWKQKYEFRVPQLEPYVPEE; this comes from the coding sequence ATGCGGAACTTGAGGATTGCCGGAGCGGTGGTGATCCTTGGGTTGGTCGGGGTGCTGGCTGTGCCCACCGGTGGGCAGGTCCGGCCCCTGAAGGTGGCGGCCCTGACGGCCCTGAGTGGCCCGTTCGCCTTCTGGGGCGTGAACGTACGGGACGGGATGCGCATGGCGGTGGAGGAGCTGAACGCGGCGGGAGGAGTCCTGGGACGCCCTGTGGAGTTCGTCGAACGCGATGACCGCAACAGCCCCGCGGAGGCCATCAGCGCTTTCCGGTTCCTGGTGGAACGGGAAGGGATCGCGGCCGCGGGAGGGATGATCAGCAGCGACATCGGGGCCGCCCTCGCGCGGGAGGCAGAGTCCCTGCGGGTTCCCATCTTCCTCACCCGGGCGGGTGCGCACACCATCCTCCGGAAGAGCAGCCGCTATACCTTCCGGACGTGCCTGGTGGCCTCTCCCATGTACGTGCAGGCGTCCGCGGCCCTCATGCAGTTCTCCAAGTACACCCGGGTGGGGGCCATCATCGCGGACTATGCGTGGGGGCGGTCCTACATGCAGTGGCTGGAACGCTACGTGCGCTCCATCCCGGGCATGCAGATCCAGATCGAGATCGCCCCCGTGGCCACCTCCGACTTCACCCCCTACCTGCGGCGCCTGCAAGGGTTTAACCCCCAGTTCCTGGACATCGGCGGCCATCCGCCCGGCATCCCGGTGATCGTGCGGCAGGCCACGGAGTTGGGCATGCGCCAGCAGATGTTCGGGGCCCACAACCCGCCGGAGTGGATCGTGCAACGGGCTGGCGAGGCCCTCTATGGACGCTACGTGGACTACACCTGCGCGGACTTCACCCACCCCACCTTCCGTCGGCTGGCGGAACGGTTCTACTCCACCTACCGGCGTTACTTTGACGACAACGCCTTCTCGGGCTATGCCATCGTGAAGATGGTGGCGGACGCAGCCCGGAAGGCGAACTCCACGGATCCCCGCCGCATCGCGGACGTGATCCGGCGGGGCCGGTTCGTGCAGCCCGGATACGGTTGGCCCCTTTCCTTCACGGAGTGGGGCGAGATGAAGGAAGCGCGCCCCATCATGTTCACCATCCAGCGGGGGGATCCGCCGGGCGGGATCTGCCCGGGCTGCGGGTGGAAGCAGAAGTACGAGTTCCGGGTGCCGCAGCTGGAGCCGTATGTCCCCGAGGAGTGA
- a CDS encoding branched-chain amino acid ABC transporter permease: MEIWLQNLIFGALVGGVYGLAAVGLALVFGVLRMLNVSHGELIMLGGYATFWAFSLWGVDPFASLLITGPLLFGVGVVLYQALFGRLVRIEEEAKVQLSILIGFGLALVLHALAIFAWTADERAVTTAYAGRVVSLGPLVVPLTRLGSLGVAFATLGGLHLFLQRTDLGRAIRATAEDWEAASLMGVPVRRVYRTAFALGSALAGVAGALVTVSDAISPAIGLGWTLKALIVVVLAGLGSIFGTFVAGVLLGMAESAAAFAFGGVFREVVGLVLFLVVLILRPQGLFGRGG; encoded by the coding sequence GTGGAGATCTGGCTGCAGAACCTCATCTTCGGAGCCCTGGTGGGCGGAGTGTACGGCCTTGCGGCGGTGGGGCTCGCCCTGGTGTTCGGCGTCCTGCGCATGCTGAATGTCTCCCATGGCGAGCTCATCATGCTGGGCGGGTACGCCACCTTCTGGGCCTTCTCCCTGTGGGGGGTGGATCCGTTCGCCTCCCTCCTGATCACGGGCCCCCTCCTGTTCGGGGTGGGCGTGGTGCTCTACCAGGCGCTGTTCGGCCGGTTGGTTCGAATTGAGGAGGAGGCGAAGGTTCAGCTATCCATTCTCATCGGATTCGGCCTCGCCCTGGTGCTCCACGCCCTCGCCATCTTCGCGTGGACCGCGGACGAGCGGGCCGTGACCACCGCCTACGCGGGGCGCGTGGTTTCCCTCGGACCCCTGGTGGTCCCCCTGACGCGTCTGGGAAGCCTCGGGGTGGCGTTTGCGACGTTGGGGGGGCTGCACCTCTTCCTGCAACGGACGGACCTGGGCCGGGCCATCCGGGCCACCGCGGAGGACTGGGAGGCAGCCAGCCTCATGGGAGTACCGGTGCGCCGCGTTTACCGGACCGCGTTCGCCCTGGGAAGCGCCCTCGCGGGGGTCGCGGGAGCCCTCGTCACGGTGTCGGACGCCATCAGTCCGGCCATCGGCTTGGGCTGGACCCTCAAGGCCCTCATCGTAGTGGTCCTGGCGGGCTTGGGGAGCATCTTCGGAACCTTCGTGGCGGGCGTCCTGCTAGGGATGGCGGAATCCGCGGCGGCCTTCGCCTTCGGGGGGGTGTTCCGGGAGGTGGTAGGGTTGGTGCTCTTCCTCGTGGTCCTCATCCTCCGGCCGCAGGGCCTGTTCGGGAGGGGCGGGTGA
- a CDS encoding acetaldehyde dehydrogenase (acetylating), protein MRGNGRVKVAILGSGNIGTDLMYKILKNPGPMELVLVAGIDPNSEGLARARSLGIRTSVEGIRAVLEDPEIRIVFDATSAKAHVRHAKLLREAGKVAVDLTPAAVGPHVVPPVNFGEHVDAPNVNLITCGGQATIPLVYAVSRVTPVQYAEIVSTVASRSAGPGTRQNIDEFTSTTARGLEVLGKAAKGKAIIILNPAEPPIIMRNTIYCIPASEDLDPQTIRESVEQMVAEVQRYVPGYRLKNPVHFDRRETPWGERTVIAMLLEIEGAGDFLPPYAGNLDIMTSAARRVGELMAQHMLARVTA, encoded by the coding sequence ATGCGGGGAAACGGACGGGTGAAGGTGGCCATCCTGGGATCCGGGAACATCGGGACCGATCTCATGTACAAGATCCTCAAAAATCCGGGGCCCATGGAGCTCGTGCTGGTGGCGGGGATTGACCCGAATTCGGAGGGCCTTGCCCGGGCCCGGTCCTTGGGGATCCGCACGAGCGTGGAGGGGATCCGGGCGGTGCTGGAGGATCCGGAGATCCGCATCGTGTTCGACGCCACCAGCGCCAAAGCCCACGTCCGTCATGCCAAGCTGCTGCGGGAAGCGGGGAAGGTGGCGGTGGACCTCACGCCGGCCGCGGTGGGGCCTCACGTGGTGCCCCCCGTGAACTTCGGGGAGCACGTGGACGCCCCCAACGTGAACCTCATCACCTGCGGCGGGCAGGCCACCATCCCCCTCGTGTACGCGGTGAGCCGGGTCACCCCTGTCCAGTACGCGGAGATCGTCTCCACGGTGGCGAGTCGCTCCGCGGGCCCTGGAACCCGCCAGAACATCGATGAGTTCACCTCCACCACGGCCCGGGGTCTGGAGGTCCTGGGGAAGGCCGCGAAGGGCAAAGCCATCATCATCCTGAACCCCGCGGAGCCGCCCATCATCATGCGCAACACCATTTACTGCATCCCCGCCTCGGAGGACCTGGACCCTCAGACCATCCGGGAGTCCGTGGAGCAGATGGTGGCGGAGGTACAGCGCTACGTCCCCGGATACCGGCTGAAGAACCCCGTGCACTTCGATCGTCGGGAGACACCGTGGGGCGAGCGCACGGTCATCGCCATGCTCCTGGAGATCGAGGGCGCGGGGGACTTCCTCCCGCCCTATGCGGGCAACCTGGACATCATGACCTCCGCGGCCCGCCGGGTGGGCGAGCTCATGGCTCAACACATGCTCGCGAGGGTAACCGCATGA
- a CDS encoding ABC transporter ATP-binding protein has product MAPLLEVRDLEAAYGDVQVLWGVNWRVEPGEVVAVVGPNGAGKSTTLRVVAGLLRPLRGEVRFEGERLDGKPAEAVVDRGIAMVPEGRRLFAHMTVLENLWMGGYVARARPHRARALQEVFDLFPILAERRHQLAGTLSGGQQQMLAIARALMSRPRLLLLDEPSLGLAPRVVQQVYEAVHRIVREGVTVVIVEQNAFPVLEHASRGYVMAQGRVLVEGSARTLLGTEEVRRSYVGS; this is encoded by the coding sequence ATGGCTCCCCTCCTGGAGGTCCGGGACCTGGAGGCCGCGTACGGGGATGTGCAGGTGTTGTGGGGGGTGAACTGGCGGGTGGAGCCCGGGGAGGTGGTGGCGGTGGTGGGACCGAACGGCGCGGGCAAGAGCACCACCCTCCGGGTCGTCGCGGGCCTCTTGCGGCCCCTGCGCGGGGAGGTGCGGTTCGAGGGGGAACGCCTGGATGGGAAGCCCGCGGAGGCGGTGGTGGATCGGGGCATCGCCATGGTTCCCGAGGGCCGCCGCCTCTTTGCCCACATGACGGTCCTGGAGAACCTGTGGATGGGCGGGTACGTGGCCCGGGCCCGCCCCCACCGGGCCCGGGCCCTGCAGGAAGTCTTCGACCTCTTCCCCATTCTCGCGGAGCGGCGGCACCAGCTCGCGGGAACCCTCTCCGGTGGTCAACAGCAGATGTTGGCCATCGCCCGGGCCCTCATGAGCCGGCCCCGGCTGCTGCTCCTGGATGAACCCTCTCTGGGGCTGGCTCCGCGCGTGGTGCAGCAGGTGTACGAGGCCGTGCACCGCATCGTCCGGGAGGGAGTCACCGTGGTGATCGTGGAGCAGAACGCGTTTCCGGTGCTGGAGCACGCCTCGCGAGGATACGTGATGGCGCAGGGGCGGGTGCTCGTGGAAGGAAGCGCTCGGACGCTTCTCGGGACGGAAGAGGTGCGGCGTTCCTACGTGGGGTCCTAG
- a CDS encoding branched-chain amino acid ABC transporter permease, translating to MKRAGAVVAGVGLLVLPLVVREAAVVNWTFLVLLSVALAQSWNLVGGFGGQVNLGLAAFFGIGALLTRFLWLGGVPVVAALAAGCAGSVLAGLLVGAPSLRLRGPYFAIGTLAMAEILRIVVGTTLPEVSALPSRAIATYRLLPRYYLVLLVAAAVTLAAWWLSRARFGLGLVAVREDELVAESVGVDAFRHKLLAFLLSAGFAGAAGGAFGYYHPSFYPQFAFSPVWTFDSMLMVFLGGIGTVWGPVVGAAFFVTVREILALGLAEVHVLVFGLLFILVVLLLPGGLVEIGRSLRRFVPARTAPKRRPADLVRGI from the coding sequence GTGAAGCGGGCGGGAGCCGTGGTGGCCGGGGTCGGGCTCCTGGTCCTGCCCCTCGTGGTCCGGGAGGCCGCGGTGGTGAACTGGACCTTCCTCGTGCTCCTCTCCGTCGCCCTCGCCCAGTCCTGGAACCTCGTGGGGGGATTCGGAGGACAGGTTAACCTGGGGCTGGCTGCCTTCTTCGGGATCGGGGCCCTCCTCACCCGCTTCCTCTGGCTGGGCGGAGTCCCCGTCGTTGCGGCCCTGGCCGCGGGATGCGCGGGCAGCGTGCTGGCCGGCCTCCTCGTGGGAGCCCCCTCCCTCCGCCTCCGGGGACCGTACTTCGCCATCGGAACCCTGGCCATGGCGGAGATCCTGCGCATCGTGGTGGGCACCACTCTGCCGGAGGTCTCCGCGCTCCCCTCCCGGGCCATCGCCACATACCGCCTCCTCCCCCGCTACTACCTCGTCCTCCTCGTGGCGGCCGCGGTCACCCTGGCTGCCTGGTGGCTCTCCCGTGCCCGGTTCGGACTGGGGCTGGTGGCGGTGCGGGAAGACGAGCTCGTGGCGGAGAGCGTGGGGGTGGACGCTTTCCGACATAAGCTCCTCGCCTTCCTGTTGAGCGCGGGATTCGCCGGGGCCGCGGGTGGTGCGTTCGGCTATTACCACCCCAGCTTCTACCCCCAGTTCGCCTTCAGTCCCGTGTGGACCTTCGACAGCATGCTCATGGTGTTCCTGGGAGGGATCGGGACCGTGTGGGGGCCCGTGGTGGGAGCCGCGTTCTTCGTAACCGTTCGGGAGATCCTGGCCCTGGGCCTCGCGGAGGTTCACGTGCTCGTGTTCGGACTTCTCTTCATCTTAGTGGTTCTGTTGCTCCCCGGGGGACTGGTGGAGATCGGCCGGAGCCTGCGCCGCTTCGTCCCCGCTCGGACGGCCCCGAAGCGGCGACCCGCGGATCTCGTGAGAGGGATTTAA